CGACGCGATCAGCACGCCCGGATTTTCATATGTTGAATTCGAATTCTTATACGGCGTGTACATCAGCCAGCACGCCGCGCCGTTCCAGGCGCGCGGCGGGCACGCGATGTCGGGATGCACGGCGTCCGACGCCGCCGAATACGAATCGGCCGGGAGCGAGACTTTGGCGAAGCGTTGCGACACGAGCTCCGCGACGCGGTCGGGGATCGGCCGGCCGTCGAGCCGGCCGATGGCGCCTGAAACCGAGTCAGCGTGGGGAGTGGGAAGCAGAGGAGAGCGCAATGGTTGCGTCACTGCCGTCGGCGTTTTCACGTCGGAGCAGGCGACCAGTGCGGCGGCGCACGTGAGTCGTAAGAGGGCTCTCATTCCCGTTTCCTGAACAGCAGGCTTGGAAAGGCATGTCGATCATCACGAGCGTGATCCCCGTGCGAAGACGCGGATATTCCGGGTACCGGAAAGTCAGTAACAAGCTAACGCGCGGCGCGGGAAATAGCGCCATTTGGATGCAGTGCAAATGCTTTGGTCCCAACGCGTTACAAAGTTAGTTTGCATGTAGACCAATGTATTATTGACGCAAACCAACGGCTCACCGCATTCTGCCCGGGGGTGCCAGCGGGTTCGTCACGGCATCGACACCCGTGACGGCCGTTCGGAGACGCGCCGCCACCTGGACCGATCGGGTATACTGAACGAACGCGATCGCGCACCAGCCTGGTGATGCGTCTCGCAGTCAGCCACGGCGATGAGGAGCAACCATGGCGAAGCAATGCCAACACCTGAGCGACGTTCGCGACGTTCGCCCCCACACGCCGAACGGCTGTGAGGAATGTCTAAAGATGCATTCATCGTGGGTGCATCTCCGGCTTTGCCTCGAGTGCGGCCACGTCGGCTGTTGCGACGACTCACCCAATCGCCACGCGACGAAACACTTTCACTCGACGGCGCACGCCATCATCAAGAGCTTCGAGCCGGGCGAGGATTGGGGCTACTGCTACGTCGACGATCTGATGTTCGAACCGGCGCCGACGCCCCAGTAGCGGATGCCCCCGGACGTTCGAGGCGCCGCCGACTCGGCCTGGCCGAGCCTCTCGCTGGAGGCGTGGCGCGATACGCACGCCACGCTGCACATGTGGCTGCAGATCGTCGGCAAGACGCGTCTTGCGCTCGCGCCGATGGAAAATCACTGGTGGCAGACGACGCTGTACGTCACGCCGCGAGGCTACACGACGTCCGCGATGCCGTACGGCACACGCACACTCGCCGTCGACGTCGACTTCATCGATCACCAGCTGAACGTGCGAACGAGCGACCGCGCCGCGCGCGTCATTCCGCTCGTTCCGAAATCCGTCGCGACATTCTACGCCGAGTACCTCGACGCATTCCGGTCCCTGGGCGTCGACCTCCATCTCTACCCGGTCCCCGTCGAGGTCGAAACGGCGATTCCGTTCGCCGACGACGACCAGCACGCCGCCTACGATCGCAGCGCTGCCGAGCGCTGCTGGCGCATGTTCGTGCAGGCCGATCGCGTGTTGAAGCAATTTCGCGGCGGCTTCATCGGCAAAGCGAGCCCGGTGCATTTCTTCTGGGGCAGCTTCGATCTGGCGTACACGCGCTTCTCCGGCCGGCGCGCGCCGCCGCATCCTGGCGGAGCTCCGCACTGCCCCGCATACGTCATGGCCGAAGCCTACTCGCACGAGTGCAGCAGCGCGGGCTTCTGGCCCGGCGGCGGCGCGATCACCGAGCCGGCCTTTTATGCGTATGCGTATCCGGAGCCGCCCGGGTACGCAGACCGTTCCGTGGCCGCCGGCGCATTCTACAGCCGCGATATGGGCGAGTTCATCTTGCCGTACCGAGTTCATCTTGCCGTACGAGGTAGTGCGGACCTCCGTCTCGCCCGACGCGACGTTACTCGCGTTTCTCGAAAGCACGTACGCGGCGGCGGCGGATCTCGGCCAATGGGATCGAGCGGCGTTGGAACGTGCGCGCGCGATCGACCGCGGTGCGTCGCCGGCGAGCAGTGAAAAAGCCAGTCAAGTCATCGACTCGACTGGCTATCCGTGATTGCATGAGACTTCCGCAATATCGAAACTGGAACGTCGCGGGCCGCGAATCAGTCAATCCGATCGCAGGATCGTCGTCGGCGTGACGCGCCCAAGCCGCCAGGCCGGCAGGCCGGCAGGCCGCTCGCAACCATAGCGACGACGGCGAACGCCGGCCGCCGCCGTAATGAGCCCACCGCAAATCGCACGTCGCCGCTCGTCTGCTCGAGCAAGCGCGTGCCGCGCCCGTCACGAACAGCTTCCTTCGCCCGCTCCACGCCGCCAAATGCAACGAGCGCGGCGCGCCTCGCCACGTCCGCGCCCATACCGCGCGCGACGTTGAGCTCCGTCGCACGTTCGAGATGAAAGCGCAGCTCTCGATCCATGTCGTGCTCGACCCAGTCGCGGCGCAGCGCGGCACGCAGCCAGAGTCTGGACGCTCGGAGGAATTCATCTCAGCGCTCGGCGACCAGCACGAGATCGACGGCGTCCGCGAACCGGCGCCAACCGGTCGTCTCGGCGGATAGCGGACGGTGTCCGGCGGCCGTGAGACGATAATACTTGGCCTCGCGATTGTTCTCAGTGGTGGACCATTCGCTCGTCACGAGCTCTTTGCGGTCGAGCCGGTAGAGCGCCGGATAGAGCGACCCTTGACCAATCTGCAGCGCGTCGCGCGATAGCTGCTCGAAGACCAAGGGGCCGAGCAATCAACCGGTGGCAAAGGCTGGGTGGGAGCATATCCCACCGGCTTTGGAGCGGCGCCGACGAAGCTGGGCTCCTCCACCTTGCCGCGGCAACGCCGTTGTCCTAGCTTCCCCTCTAATTCAGAGGGGTACCGCTGAGCGCGCCAGTATGTCGACGCCATCGGCCATAGCGCGCACGAAATCACAAGGAGGAATAGGAGACATTCCTCATGTCACTGTGTCTCTTGTCGGAGCTATCAATGCCGTTCGCCTTACCGGTGACGATACTGAGGATCAACCGAGCGGCCAGCGCGACGCTTCTGACCATCGCCGTCGTGCGAAGCGCGCCCGTTCTCTGCCAGGCGGCGGCGATCGCCGTTCCGTCGGCAAAGACTGCGGTCGGGCCGTTCGACGTCCGCATCGTGCAGCGGGCCGCGGCGCTGCTCTCGTCGCCCGGACACTGGAATCGTGTCGACCGCGGTGGATGCCCCCGGGAGGACACGACGTATACGGTCCGGTGTGCGTTGGGCCGCGCCATCAAGGAAGCGGCCGGGCTCGAGTGGAATCCCGCGGCCGCTGGCGCCCCCGCCAATACGAAGTCATCGCCCCGGCCGATCGAATGCGCACTACACGTCTCGGCTGATGACCCAGGGGGATCGTGTGGCACGCTGTGGGAAGAGGTGCCCGTGTTCTTCGTCTCGCGAGCCAAAACGATCAGCAGCGGCGTGTGGCGCAAGGACGCGCAGCCAACGGAAGTGTGGGCCGGCACGATGGCCGACGCGGAGGGGCCGGTCAACTTCGAAGGGCGCCACGGCGTGGACGTCGTCGCTCGGCGAAAGGGGTCTGACCCGCTCATTGAATTCAACAATGACTCGACGACGACGTTTGCCGACGTGCGGGAATACTTCCGCGAGTTGGAAGCTCGAGTGCAACAGCATGCGGCGTCGGACATGGAACGCGTCGCGGACAGTGTGGAGATCGAGATCTATAAGGGCGGCCACGGCGTGATCCGAACCTACAACGGCTGGTTCCCGGTATCTGGCTTCACGGCGCACGGCTCGCGCATCACGTTCCGGATGGACACGACGAAGGAGATCGCTCCGAATGCGGTCGATCGCCAGATCCTGGTGCGCGCCATGAAGATCCTGTCGTCGGATTCCGTGTGGAATCGCGCCGACGACCGCACGTGTCCGGCGCACGCCACGAAGTGGAGCATCTACTGCGCGGTGGAGCAGGCGGAGATCGACGTGGCAGGCGGATACCATCACCGCCGGCCCGCGGGCGAGCTGGTGCGCGAGATCGTCGACGAACGCACGAAGTCGCGGAATTATCACCATCGCATGATGGACTACAACAACGATCCGACGACGACGCTGGCCGACGTGCAGAGCCTGTTCGCCGAGGCGATCGCGCGAATCAGGCCGTAGGGCTGCAGATTCGGTTGGTTTCTTCCAATAGCAGGGGTGGGACTCGAACCCACGACCCCGGCATTATGAGTGCCGTGCTCTAACCACCTGAGCTACCCTGCCAACACGTGCCGCCAACAACCACATACCCTGAAATCAAACGGCCGGCCCCTAAGGACCGGCCGTCCGAATAGCGGGGGCGGGATTTGAACCCGCGACCTTCGGGTTATGAGCCCGACGAGCTACCAGGCTGCTCCACCCCGCGGCAGTGACCGTAAACTAAGGGTACGTCAAAGCGTGTCAAGGCGACTTGGGTGCCTTCGCCACCGTGTCCGGCGCACTGCTGAATCGATACAGCAGTTCCTTGTTGCCGCGCACCATACCGAACACTTCACGCGCGATGCGCTCCTGCGTCGCCGGATCGTGCTGCACCTTGTCCTTGTAGCGCGTGAGCGAGTCGACGACGCGCTGCAGTGAATCAACCGCTTTGGTCACCCGCGCGCGCTGGCGCTTCTGACGCACGAGATCCGTCGTGCCGAACTCGCCACCCTGTACCGCGAAGGCGAGCCCGGCCAGCCCGAGCGCCGCAATGATCAGGCGGCGAACGACGGTGCGACCATCCACGGTCAGAGCGGTCAGATACCGTACAACGCGCCGCCCGGGAACTCCGCGGCGCCGCCCAGCTGCTCCTCGATGCGCAGCAGCTGATTGTACTTCGCGATGCGATCGGTGCGGCTCGCCGAACCGGTCTTGATCTGCCCGGCTCCGGTCGCGACCGCGAGATCGGCGATGAACGTATCCTCCGTTTCACCGGAGCGGTGCGAGATCACCGACAGATAGCCCGCCGCGCGGGCCATCTCGATCGCCTCGAGCGTTTCGCTGAGCGTGCCGATCTGATTCACCTTGATGAGGATGGCATTCGCGACGCCGCTCTCGATGCCGCGCGCCAGACGCTCGGTATTCGTCACGAACAAGTCGTCGCCCACGAGCTGGCAGCGATCGCCGAGCGCCGCGGTGAGCTTCGACCAACCATCCCAGTCGTCTTCGGCGAGCCCGTCTTCGATCGACACGATCGGATACTCGTCGATCCATGACTTGTACAACTCGATCATCCCTTCCGCGTCCTTCGTCCCTGCTCCGCTCTTCTTGAACGTGTATGCGCCGTTCGAGTACAACTCGCTCGCCGCGCAATCGAGCGCGAGCGCGATCTCCTTGCCTGCGGCGTAGCCGGCGGCGTCGATCGCCTCGAGGATGACCTTGATCGCTTCCTCGTCGTCGCGCAGATCCGGCGCGAAGCCGCCCTCGTCGCCGACGCCCGTCGCGAGCCTCCGCTTCACGAGCACTTTCTTCAACGCGTGGAAGACCTCGGTGCCCATGCACAGCGCGTCGGCGAACGTCTCGGCGCCGATGGGCACGATCATGAATTCCTGAAAGTCCACGGTGTTGGTGGCGTGGGCGCCGCCGTTGAGAATGTTCATCATCGGCACGGGCATGACGCGCGCGAGGGGACCGCCCAAGTAGCGATACAGCGGCATCGTGACAGAGGCCGCGCCCGCGCGCGCAACGGCGAGCGACACGGCGAGAATGGCATTGGCGCCAAGGCTCGACTTGTTCGGCGTACCATCGAGCTCGATCATCGCGCTGTCGATGCCGAGTTGGTCGGTCGCGTCGCGGCCTTGCAGCGCCGGAGCGATCGTATCCTCGACGTTCTGCACGGCGTGCTGAACACCCTTGCCGCCATAGCGGCCCGAGTCTCCGTCACGCAGCTCGACGGCTTCGTGTTCGCCGGTGCTCGCGCCGCTCGGAACGGCGGCGCGGCCGGTCACGCCATTCGCGCACAGGACGTCGACTTCGACGGTCGGATTGCCACGGCTATCGAGAATCTCTCGCGCCTTGATCTGTGAGATGGTTGCCATGCCGATAACGCTAAAACCATCCGGCGTGGTTGTCATCTCGACGCGCGTGCATTACTCCACGGGTACGCAAATCTCGGTGAGCAATTCTTCCTTCGGCGTGCGCGTTGGATCGTTGAGGTAGCGTTCGTAGCTTTCGCCCTGGGCGATCCGAACGGCGTTCGCGGGAATCCACTCGCCCATGAAGCGCGCCCACGTGTCGCCGAGCCGCTCGTACGGTCCCTTGTGTACGGTGCATGCGTATCGCCGGGCCGGGAGGCGGTGCTCGGTGAGCGTGTCGGGAATCTTCACGCCCTCGGGCACGACGATCGCGGCGTCGGAGCGGAGCTGATCGGCCGCCGTGGACTCCGGGTCGTCGTGATAGAGTGCGATCATCACCGCGCCGGGGTGCCCGAAGAGACCCGCCGGTCCGGCAATCGCACCCAAACGCCCGAACGCCTCGTTGATCTGGATGTACGGGCCGATGTGTCGCACGCCCGCCGCGCGCATGGCGGGTTTGTCCTCGATGTCGACGTGCATGTCGAGTCCTCCGGTGTGTCGTGGTGTGAATGCGGCGATCGCGGCCGCGGCGGCATTCGCGGCGTGCGGCTCGTAGTGTACACCGCAGGCAGCCGCGAGCTCGATCCGCGCCTGTGAGAGTTTTCTAAATTCGGTCGGCGGCATGTTGTAGTTCGCGCGAAAGGCGCGCGTGAAGGCCTCGTGCGTGTCGTAGCCCGCGCCGAACGCGACGTCGGTGACGGGCGCGCCGGAGTGTGCGAGTCGCCACGCGGCGCGCTCCATCCGCAGGCGCCGCACGAGCTCCATCGGGGTTTCTCCGACCATGCCGCCGAACACGCGATGAAAATGGAACGGCGACAGACAGGCGTCGCGCGCCAGCGACTCGAGGTCGAGCGCGGCATCGAGATGATCGACGACGCGCGCAAGCACGCGGCGTACCGCCTGGCCGTAGAAGCTCCGCGTTCCCGGTTTCATTGCACGGGAATGTAGGAAGCGCCGACGAGACGCGCTTGATATTTCTTGCGAAGTTTCGCGGCGTTGTCGCGCGCCGAGCGCGGGGCTTACACGCCCGCGACCGGATGCTCCGACGTCGACACGCCGTAGATCGCGCGTAGCGCGTCTGCCATCCGGGTCCACGTTTCCGTCATCAATTCGGCGCGATGATCGTAGTCGTAACCGACCGTGGGCAAAGGCTCCAGAAAGTGGAGCTCGATCGTGCCGGGCCGCACGCGAAACGTGCCCTTGGGCATCACTTCGCGCGCACCGTAGACGACGGTGGGAATGATCGGCGTCTGTGACGCGATCGCGAGCACGAACGGCCCCTTCTTGAACGGTCGAAGATGGTAGTCCTGGCCGCGCGTCCCTTCCGGGCAAACGATGATCGCGCGCCCGCGCTGCACTTCCTTCGCGGCGACCTTGTACGACTCGAACGCCGCTTTGCGATTCTCGCGCTCGAGAAACACGATGCCGGCGCATTCGGCCGCGAAGCCAAAGACGGGGATGCGACGAAGCTCAGCCTTCGCGACGAAGCTGCACCACGGCACCTGCGACGCGAGCGCGAAGATGTCGAACCAGCTCACGTGGTTGGCGACGAACACCGAGCCCGATGCGCGATTCAGCCGTTCCGCGCCGTTGACGTGCACGGTCACTCCCGCCGCGCGGTTGATCGACCGCGCCCACGTCCGAACGGCGCGGGAATAGATCGAATCCGGCCCCTGCGGCCGTCGGAGCAGACGAGCGACGATGACCGTTGGCCCCAGAATCATCGTCATGACCAGCGCGACAAGCGCGACGAACAGCGATCGCATCAACGCGAAAAGTGATCGTGGCCCGCGCTGATTTCAACGCGCGCGCCCATTGCGTCCTTCACGTGAACGCCCACGCCGCTCGCCTCCGGTTGACGGACGCGGCCAATCTCCGTCAGCGGAATGCCGAAGCGGGCTTCGAACGCGCGTGTATCGAACGCCGGCCCGGTCACGAGCAGCTCATATTCTTCCCCGCTGACGAGCGCGTCGCGCGCATCGATGCCGCCGATGAGCGGCAACCGCGGCGCGTCGATCACGATCCGCGCATCGCTGGCCGCGGCGAGATGACCGGCATCCGCAACGAGACCGTCCGAAATGTCGACGGCCGCCGACGCACCCTGCCACGCGAGCCATCGCGCCTCGGCAAGTCGCGGCACCGGATGCGCAAAGCGCTCGTGAAACCGCTCAGCACGTTCGCCGCGACGGAGTGCAGTCAGCGCAGCGCCGGGTGCGCCAAGCCGGCCCGTCACGAACAGCTTGTCTCCAGGCGTGGCGCCACTGCGCATCAATGGCGCGAACGCGTGTCCGAACACGGTCGTGGTGATCGAAAGCTCGCTGCCAGAACTGATATTGCCGCCGCGAATTACCGTGCGAGCAGCGGTCACCGCTTCACCAAAACCGTCCGCCAACTCGCCGAGCGACTCGCGCGCATCGCTCGGTACGACCAGCGAGATCAACACGCCGCTCGGGTGCGCGGCCATCGCCGCGAGATCGCTCAGCGCCGCGGCGACGGCGCGATATCCGATCTCGCGAAGTGAGAGCCAGTCACGCCGAAAATGGCGTCCGTCGACCGCCGTATCGACGCTCGCGACGACCCGATCGCCGCGTGGCGGCGACCACACCGCCGCGTCGTCGCCGACGCCCTGGGCTCGCGTGCCCCACCGCGCAAGCAGCTCGCGGATGGCGTCGAATTCCGCGCCCGGTCCAAGTGCGATCTCGCCCGTCATCTACCGATCG
Above is a window of Gemmatimonadaceae bacterium DNA encoding:
- a CDS encoding AraC family transcriptional regulator; protein product: MKPGTRSFYGQAVRRVLARVVDHLDAALDLESLARDACLSPFHFHRVFGGMVGETPMELVRRLRMERAAWRLAHSGAPVTDVAFGAGYDTHEAFTRAFRANYNMPPTEFRKLSQARIELAAACGVHYEPHAANAAAAAIAAFTPRHTGGLDMHVDIEDKPAMRAAGVRHIGPYIQINEAFGRLGAIAGPAGLFGHPGAVMIALYHDDPESTAADQLRSDAAIVVPEGVKIPDTLTEHRLPARRYACTVHKGPYERLGDTWARFMGEWIPANAVRIAQGESYERYLNDPTRTPKEELLTEICVPVE
- a CDS encoding helix-turn-helix transcriptional regulator; translated protein: MLGPLVFEQLSRDALQIGQGSLYPALYRLDRKELVTSEWSTTENNREAKYYRLTAAGHRPLSAETTGWRRFADAVDLVLVAER
- a CDS encoding septum formation initiator family protein codes for the protein MDGRTVVRRLIIAALGLAGLAFAVQGGEFGTTDLVRQKRQRARVTKAVDSLQRVVDSLTRYKDKVQHDPATQERIAREVFGMVRGNKELLYRFSSAPDTVAKAPKSP
- the thiL gene encoding thiamine-phosphate kinase, with protein sequence MTGEIALGPGAEFDAIRELLARWGTRAQGVGDDAAVWSPPRGDRVVASVDTAVDGRHFRRDWLSLREIGYRAVAAALSDLAAMAAHPSGVLISLVVPSDARESLGELADGFGEAVTAARTVIRGGNISSGSELSITTTVFGHAFAPLMRSGATPGDKLFVTGRLGAPGAALTALRRGERAERFHERFAHPVPRLAEARWLAWQGASAAVDISDGLVADAGHLAAASDARIVIDAPRLPLIGGIDARDALVSGEEYELLVTGPAFDTRAFEARFGIPLTEIGRVRQPEASGVGVHVKDAMGARVEISAGHDHFSR
- a CDS encoding UBP-type zinc finger domain-containing protein — its product is MAKQCQHLSDVRDVRPHTPNGCEECLKMHSSWVHLRLCLECGHVGCCDDSPNRHATKHFHSTAHAIIKSFEPGEDWGYCYVDDLMFEPAPTPQ
- the eno gene encoding phosphopyruvate hydratase, with the translated sequence MATISQIKAREILDSRGNPTVEVDVLCANGVTGRAAVPSGASTGEHEAVELRDGDSGRYGGKGVQHAVQNVEDTIAPALQGRDATDQLGIDSAMIELDGTPNKSSLGANAILAVSLAVARAGAASVTMPLYRYLGGPLARVMPVPMMNILNGGAHATNTVDFQEFMIVPIGAETFADALCMGTEVFHALKKVLVKRRLATGVGDEGGFAPDLRDDEEAIKVILEAIDAAGYAAGKEIALALDCAASELYSNGAYTFKKSGAGTKDAEGMIELYKSWIDEYPIVSIEDGLAEDDWDGWSKLTAALGDRCQLVGDDLFVTNTERLARGIESGVANAILIKVNQIGTLSETLEAIEMARAAGYLSVISHRSGETEDTFIADLAVATGAGQIKTGSASRTDRIAKYNQLLRIEEQLGGAAEFPGGALYGI
- a CDS encoding permease prefix domain 1-containing protein gives rise to the protein MRAALRRDWVEHDMDRELRFHLERATELNVARGMGADVARRAALVAFGGVERAKEAVRDGRGTRLLEQTSGDVRFAVGSLRRRPAFAVVAMVASGLPACRPGGLGASRRRRSCDRID
- a CDS encoding lysophospholipid acyltransferase family protein, which codes for MRSLFVALVALVMTMILGPTVIVARLLRRPQGPDSIYSRAVRTWARSINRAAGVTVHVNGAERLNRASGSVFVANHVSWFDIFALASQVPWCSFVAKAELRRIPVFGFAAECAGIVFLERENRKAAFESYKVAAKEVQRGRAIIVCPEGTRGQDYHLRPFKKGPFVLAIASQTPIIPTVVYGAREVMPKGTFRVRPGTIELHFLEPLPTVGYDYDHRAELMTETWTRMADALRAIYGVSTSEHPVAGV
- a CDS encoding DUF5996 family protein, which gives rise to MPPDVRGAADSAWPSLSLEAWRDTHATLHMWLQIVGKTRLALAPMENHWWQTTLYVTPRGYTTSAMPYGTRTLAVDVDFIDHQLNVRTSDRAARVIPLVPKSVATFYAEYLDAFRSLGVDLHLYPVPVEVETAIPFADDDQHAAYDRSAAERCWRMFVQADRVLKQFRGGFIGKASPVHFFWGSFDLAYTRFSGRRAPPHPGGAPHCPAYVMAEAYSHECSSAGFWPGGGAITEPAFYAYAYPEPPGYADRSVAAGAFYSRDMGEFILPYRVHLAVRGSADLRLARRDVTRVSRKHVRGGGGSRPMGSSGVGTCARDRPRCVAGEQ